From the Aquirufa lenticrescens genome, the window ACGAGGAATAATCGTCTCAAAAACCATATTTTTAAAATGAGAATTCACTTCATTTACCACCTGATTCGATAAGCGCAAACGCAGATCGTACATGGTTAATAAAATCCCCTCAATGACTAAAGCGGTATTCAATCGTGATTGAATAATCTTAATGGTATTCAGTAATTTACCTAAACCCTCCAGCGCATAATATTCACATTGCACGGGAATAATCACTGAATCCGCAGCTGTAAGGCTATTAATGGTAATCAATCCTAAGGAAGGCGAGCAATCCATAATGATAAAATCATATTGATCTTTTACCGCTTCAAGCGCTTCTTTCATCTTCCGTTCCCGATTATTCAGATTGATCATTTCAATCTCCGCACCTACTAAATCAATATGGGATGGAATTATATCTAAAAAAGGGACTTCGGTAGGTAGAATACTATCCTGAACGGTAGAAAGCCCTACCATACATTCGTAAATGCTGTTCTTCACTTCTTTCGGGTTAAAACCTAATCCAGAAGTGGAATTAGCCTGAGGATCCGCATCAATCAAAAGGGTCTTGAATTCAAAAGCAGCTAAACTGGCAGCTAAATTAATAGCTGTCGTTGTTTTCCCTACTCCCCCTTTTTGATTTGCAATCGCGATTGTTTTGCCCATAGGATGTTTAACGAAATGAATTAACAATATTACAAAAAAGGTTTCACATCTATCTCGAATTTCTTGTATCTTGTCATCAAAAATTCAGCAAACCTATATGTCATCAAACAGTACATCACACCCTAAAGGACTTTATTTTCTTTATTCCACGGAAATGTGGGAGCGTTTCAATTTCTATGGAATGCGTGCCATCCTTTCCCTCTTTTTAGTAAGCGCCCTTTCTTTCAAACAAGACGAAGCCGCTATTTTATATGGAGGATTCTTAGGGCTCAGTTATTTAACTCCCATGCTAGGTGGATATATTTCGGATCGCTACAT encodes:
- a CDS encoding ParA family protein, encoding MGKTIAIANQKGGVGKTTTAINLAASLAAFEFKTLLIDADPQANSTSGLGFNPKEVKNSIYECMVGLSTVQDSILPTEVPFLDIIPSHIDLVGAEIEMINLNNRERKMKEALEAVKDQYDFIIMDCSPSLGLITINSLTAADSVIIPVQCEYYALEGLGKLLNTIKIIQSRLNTALVIEGILLTMYDLRLRLSNQVVNEVNSHFKNMVFETIIPRNIRLSESPSFGVPAILHDADSKGAISYLNLAKEIIRKNGLLVTI